A window of Sphingobium herbicidovorans contains these coding sequences:
- a CDS encoding F0F1 ATP synthase subunit A → MAESGKIDPMHQFAIEPLFGTDDLSLGGFNIAFTNSALYMVAAAVVLWIFVIGGLKRELVPGRWQMAVEYMTGFIKSLLIANVGEGGKKYIPYVFSLFMFILLANLLGLLPLGLVGLHPFTFTSHFTATGVLAILSFSIVLAVGFWKHGLHFFSLFVPHGTPLPMIPVIFPIELVSFMVRPFSLGLRLFVAMTAGHVLLKVLAGFVINSSNAGIGYGLTVGSASFILMIGISALEMLVAVIQAYVFALLTSVYLNDAENLH, encoded by the coding sequence GTGGCAGAATCCGGCAAAATCGATCCGATGCACCAGTTTGCGATCGAACCGCTGTTCGGTACGGATGATCTGTCCCTCGGCGGCTTCAACATCGCCTTCACCAACAGCGCGCTCTATATGGTTGCCGCTGCCGTGGTCCTTTGGATCTTCGTGATCGGAGGCCTGAAGCGCGAACTGGTGCCCGGCCGTTGGCAGATGGCGGTCGAATATATGACCGGCTTCATCAAGAGCCTGCTGATCGCCAATGTGGGTGAAGGCGGCAAGAAGTACATTCCCTATGTCTTCTCGTTGTTTATGTTCATCCTGCTGGCGAATCTCCTCGGCCTGCTGCCGCTGGGCCTGGTTGGTCTGCACCCCTTCACCTTCACCAGCCATTTCACCGCAACCGGTGTGCTGGCGATCCTGAGCTTCTCGATCGTGCTGGCGGTGGGCTTCTGGAAGCACGGCCTGCACTTCTTCTCGCTGTTCGTGCCCCATGGCACGCCGCTGCCGATGATCCCGGTGATCTTCCCGATCGAACTGGTGTCGTTCATGGTGCGCCCGTTCAGTCTTGGCCTGCGACTGTTCGTCGCCATGACTGCCGGCCACGTGCTGTTGAAGGTGTTGGCCGGGTTCGTGATCAACAGCTCCAATGCAGGCATCGGCTATGGCCTGACGGTCGGTTCGGCGAGCTTCATCCTGATGATCGGCATCAGCGCGCTGGAAATGCTGGTCGCCGTCATCCAGGCTTATGTGTTTGCCCTGCTGACCTCGGTCTATCTCAACGACGCCGAGAATCTGCACTAA
- a CDS encoding sensor histidine kinase: MIHGHAHLLRTLNGRRSLSLSALRPWRMLDLTRLVLAVVYTATSFGFATPRSWAESAENGIILAMLALAAGTLFLSGRSWVTEMRLRKPVVCLDAMLFLALLVVTDPANSPYFSGSLFVAVEIALIVRRRLHMLVAVFAAVTALLTVWTDEVVAVPSEPDAERIALRILYLAVVIAITGMLLGPGRDTLLERERARRLADSAFPPVKGSAGSFLLQALRIASGGENVAVLFRADSEEPYRFASSRLGDQMPEGNGGLLSVETGWHDRPRGASIILPPDGVGEIHPLSRGGRAWAMALEAERLLTVRVSLGTFDAVGAVQLDDPTHEDVAAVAQRVFEGACEELMVRNSLDLAHAIAGARERERLQRELHDSVLQALASIRFQVAPALDGSIENPRTVIENVDRIAKDQIATIRSIIDPEKDEEDFAYLPETLSMVVRSLADQWGIRCELKVEDGNCATSAMIGRELSFAVREIVANAVRHAGARAVEFSLQPAGNRIALHVTDDGVPNLARLGSTGAVPSRSLMRRVQALGGEVFLRNIGGRTMIQITVPRR, encoded by the coding sequence GTGATCCATGGGCATGCCCATCTGCTGCGGACGTTGAACGGGCGACGTTCGCTTTCCCTGTCCGCGCTCAGGCCATGGCGGATGCTGGACTTGACGCGGCTGGTGCTGGCGGTCGTCTACACAGCGACGAGCTTTGGCTTTGCAACGCCGCGATCATGGGCCGAGAGCGCCGAGAACGGCATCATCCTGGCCATGTTGGCGCTGGCCGCCGGGACGCTGTTTCTGTCGGGACGGTCCTGGGTCACGGAGATGCGGCTGCGCAAGCCGGTGGTCTGCCTGGACGCGATGCTGTTCCTGGCGCTGCTGGTGGTGACGGACCCGGCCAACAGCCCCTATTTTTCCGGCAGCCTGTTCGTCGCGGTCGAGATCGCGCTGATCGTGCGGCGGCGTCTGCACATGCTGGTCGCCGTGTTCGCAGCGGTCACGGCGCTGCTGACCGTGTGGACCGACGAGGTGGTTGCGGTGCCGTCGGAACCGGATGCGGAGCGGATCGCGCTGCGCATACTCTATCTGGCGGTGGTGATCGCCATCACGGGCATGCTGCTGGGGCCGGGCCGCGATACGCTGCTGGAGCGAGAGCGCGCGCGGCGATTGGCGGACAGCGCTTTCCCGCCCGTCAAGGGAAGCGCGGGGTCGTTCCTGTTGCAGGCGCTGCGGATCGCGTCGGGCGGCGAGAATGTCGCCGTGCTGTTCCGCGCGGACAGCGAGGAGCCATATCGGTTCGCATCGAGCCGCCTGGGCGACCAGATGCCGGAGGGCAATGGCGGGCTGTTGTCCGTGGAGACGGGTTGGCATGACCGCCCTCGCGGTGCGTCTATCATCCTGCCGCCCGACGGCGTGGGCGAGATCCATCCGCTGTCCCGTGGAGGGCGGGCGTGGGCGATGGCGCTGGAGGCCGAAAGGCTGCTGACGGTCCGCGTATCGCTGGGCACGTTCGATGCGGTCGGCGCGGTCCAGTTGGACGATCCCACGCATGAGGATGTCGCGGCCGTCGCCCAACGGGTGTTCGAAGGCGCCTGCGAGGAATTGATGGTGCGCAACAGCCTGGACCTGGCCCACGCCATCGCGGGCGCGCGGGAACGGGAGCGGTTGCAGCGCGAACTGCACGACAGCGTGTTGCAGGCGCTGGCCAGCATCCGGTTTCAGGTCGCGCCGGCGCTGGACGGATCCATCGAAAATCCCCGGACGGTGATCGAGAATGTCGATCGGATCGCCAAGGACCAGATCGCCACCATCCGCTCCATCATCGACCCGGAGAAAGATGAGGAGGATTTCGCCTATCTGCCCGAAACCCTGTCCATGGTCGTGCGGTCGCTGGCCGACCAATGGGGCATAAGGTGCGAACTGAAGGTGGAGGACGGCAATTGCGCGACCAGCGCGATGATCGGCCGGGAATTGAGCTTTGCCGTGCGCGAGATCGTCGCCAACGCCGTCCGGCACGCGGGCGCCCGTGCGGTCGAATTTTCGTTGCAGCCCGCCGGGAACCGCATCGCATTGCATGTGACCGACGATGGCGTGCCCAATCTGGCGCGGCTGGGATCGACGGGCGCGGTGCCTTCGCGGTCGCTGATGCGGAGGGTGCAGGCGCTGGGTGGGGAGGTGTTCCTGCGCAATATTGGCGGGCGGACGATGATCCAGATTACGGTGCCCCGGAGATAG
- a CDS encoding YnbE family lipoprotein: MKREAILAAALAGLALTGCIQVKAPDKPIEINLNVKVQQEVVVRLQRDAQDLIQNNPELFPQ; this comes from the coding sequence ATGAAGAGAGAAGCAATCTTGGCGGCGGCTTTGGCCGGTTTGGCTCTTACGGGCTGCATCCAGGTCAAGGCGCCGGACAAGCCGATCGAAATCAACCTCAATGTGAAGGTGCAGCAGGAGGTGGTCGTCCGGTTGCAGCGCGATGCGCAAGACCTTATCCAGAATAATCCGGAGTTGTTCCCGCAATGA
- a CDS encoding F0F1 ATP synthase subunit B family protein, translated as MAEAAAQHSEGAPPHLNEAIHAEGMEPVGTVAHEGVVPHTDPKAVGMDATAWVSLAMAVFIVILLIKKVPALIGGALDGRIAQIKSQLAEAEKLRAEAEALKGEYEAKLAAAAGEAEAMRKSAESEAATLLEDAKANAVALVARRQKMAEDKIGAAERAAIAGIRTKAVNAATSAAAALIAQKHDAGADKQLVDSAIRSLGASA; from the coding sequence ATGGCTGAGGCAGCAGCACAGCATAGCGAAGGTGCGCCTCCGCACCTCAACGAAGCGATTCACGCCGAAGGCATGGAGCCGGTCGGCACCGTGGCTCACGAAGGCGTCGTCCCGCATACCGACCCCAAGGCTGTCGGCATGGACGCAACCGCCTGGGTGAGCCTGGCGATGGCGGTGTTCATCGTTATCCTGCTCATCAAGAAGGTTCCCGCCCTGATTGGCGGCGCTCTGGACGGTCGGATTGCCCAGATCAAGAGCCAGTTGGCCGAAGCCGAAAAGCTGCGTGCCGAAGCGGAGGCGCTGAAGGGCGAGTATGAAGCAAAGCTGGCGGCTGCCGCTGGTGAAGCCGAGGCAATGCGCAAATCGGCCGAAAGCGAAGCGGCCACGCTGCTGGAAGATGCGAAGGCGAATGCGGTCGCATTGGTAGCCCGGCGTCAGAAGATGGCGGAAGACAAAATCGGCGCGGCGGAACGCGCGGCTATTGCCGGGATCCGTACCAAAGCCGTCAATGCGGCGACGAGCGCTGCGGCGGCTTTGATCGCGCAGAAGCATGATGCCGGGGCCGACAAGCAGTTGGTAGACAGCGCCATCAGAAGCCTGGGCGCCAGCGCCTAA
- a CDS encoding AtpZ/AtpI family protein, with protein MAADVPGQDPADEDARIASLEERIAKAERAEKVRQGTTKQQADDGSRLGNRVLAELIGGLAGGAVVGGTLDYFLRTSPWLLLAFLGLGIVVAFRNIIRLTTTKRPGE; from the coding sequence ATGGCAGCGGATGTACCTGGGCAAGACCCGGCGGATGAGGACGCGCGGATTGCTTCTCTTGAGGAGCGGATCGCGAAGGCCGAACGAGCCGAGAAGGTCAGACAGGGGACCACGAAGCAGCAGGCCGATGATGGATCGCGCCTGGGCAACAGGGTTCTCGCAGAACTGATCGGTGGTCTTGCTGGCGGTGCCGTCGTTGGTGGGACTTTGGACTACTTTCTGCGGACATCCCCATGGCTCCTGCTTGCCTTCCTCGGTCTTGGGATCGTGGTTGCTTTCAGGAACATCATCAGATTGACGACGACGAAGCGTCCCGGCGAATAG
- the uvrC gene encoding excinuclease ABC subunit UvrC, translating to MSHPQSPDRFHEDKASFTVRGAGAPDIEAGVEAIRTTLKTLPTRPGVYRMQDARGDVLYVGKARALRNRVANYTQVDRLPKRLQRMVAQTRSMTIVTTNSEAEALLLEAQLIKRFRPPYNVLLRDDKSFPFILLREDHDFPRVQKHRGARKYKGRYYGPFASAGSVTRTINALQKLFLLRSCTDSFFANRSRPCLLFQIKRCSAPCVGRIGDADYAELVKDAQDFLGGKSTAVQKKLGEAMEAASAALDFEQAAVLRDRLKALTFIQGSQAINAEGLGDADIFALATKGGAMCIQAFFIRGGQNWGHRSFFPVHTAEVAEDEVLASFMAQFYEEVPPPRLILSDRAPMECDLMAQALSERIGFKVRIEVPQRGDRTRLIKQAQRNAVEALDRRLAETTTQAKVLDDMVETFGLDGVPDRIEIYDNSHIQGSHALGAMVVAGPEGFRKNAYRKFNMKNPETSNDDFAMMREMFERRFGRAAREDPDRDSGEWPDLVLIDGGKGQLSAARAILEDMGIEDICMIGIAKGPHHGRDGREVFHMPDGREISFPINHPVLFYLQRLRDEAHRFAIGAHRQKRSKAISTSSLDEVPGIGPSRKKALLMHFGTAKAVKSAALEDLLKAPGVSKAVAQQVYDYFHE from the coding sequence ATGTCGCATCCCCAATCTCCCGATCGTTTCCATGAGGACAAGGCCAGCTTCACTGTACGGGGGGCGGGGGCGCCCGATATCGAAGCTGGGGTGGAAGCGATCCGCACGACGCTGAAAACCCTGCCAACGCGGCCCGGTGTCTATCGCATGCAGGATGCGCGGGGCGATGTCCTCTATGTCGGCAAGGCGCGCGCGCTACGCAACCGGGTTGCCAATTACACCCAGGTCGATCGTTTGCCCAAGCGATTGCAGCGCATGGTGGCCCAAACGCGCTCCATGACGATCGTCACCACCAATAGCGAGGCGGAAGCGTTGCTGCTGGAGGCGCAACTGATCAAGCGGTTCCGTCCGCCCTACAATGTTCTGTTGCGCGACGATAAAAGCTTTCCCTTTATCCTGCTGCGGGAAGATCATGATTTCCCGCGCGTGCAGAAGCATCGCGGAGCGCGGAAATATAAGGGACGCTATTATGGCCCCTTCGCCAGCGCCGGATCTGTGACGCGGACGATCAATGCGCTTCAGAAGCTGTTCCTGTTGCGAAGCTGCACCGACAGCTTTTTCGCCAACCGGTCGCGACCCTGCCTGTTGTTCCAGATCAAGCGATGTTCGGCTCCCTGTGTCGGACGGATCGGCGATGCGGATTATGCCGAGCTCGTGAAGGATGCGCAGGACTTTCTGGGCGGGAAATCGACCGCCGTGCAGAAGAAGCTGGGCGAGGCGATGGAGGCGGCGTCGGCGGCGCTGGATTTCGAGCAGGCGGCGGTGCTGCGCGACCGGCTGAAGGCGTTGACCTTCATCCAGGGCAGTCAGGCGATCAATGCCGAGGGGCTGGGCGACGCCGATATCTTTGCGCTGGCGACGAAGGGCGGGGCGATGTGCATCCAGGCCTTCTTCATTCGCGGCGGGCAGAATTGGGGGCATCGCAGCTTCTTTCCCGTCCATACCGCCGAAGTGGCCGAGGATGAGGTGCTGGCGAGCTTCATGGCGCAGTTTTATGAGGAGGTGCCCCCGCCCAGGCTGATCCTGTCCGATCGCGCGCCCATGGAGTGCGACCTGATGGCGCAGGCGCTGAGCGAGCGGATCGGGTTCAAGGTGCGGATAGAGGTGCCTCAGCGCGGCGATCGCACCCGGCTGATCAAACAGGCGCAGCGTAACGCGGTGGAGGCGCTGGACCGGCGGCTGGCGGAAACGACGACGCAGGCGAAGGTGCTTGACGACATGGTCGAGACCTTTGGCCTGGACGGGGTGCCTGACCGGATCGAAATTTACGACAACAGCCATATCCAGGGCAGTCATGCGTTGGGCGCGATGGTGGTCGCGGGGCCGGAGGGATTCCGCAAGAATGCCTATCGCAAGTTCAACATGAAGAACCCGGAGACGTCGAACGACGACTTCGCGATGATGCGGGAGATGTTCGAGCGGCGATTTGGCCGGGCGGCGCGAGAAGACCCGGACCGTGACAGCGGCGAATGGCCCGACCTGGTACTGATCGACGGCGGCAAGGGACAGTTGTCGGCGGCGCGGGCGATCCTGGAGGATATGGGGATCGAGGATATCTGCATGATCGGCATCGCCAAGGGGCCGCATCATGGGCGCGATGGCCGGGAGGTTTTCCATATGCCGGACGGGCGGGAGATCAGCTTTCCGATCAATCATCCGGTGCTGTTCTACCTGCAACGTCTTCGGGACGAGGCGCACCGCTTTGCGATCGGGGCGCACCGGCAGAAACGGAGCAAGGCGATCTCGACAAGCTCGCTGGACGAGGTGCCGGGGATCGGGCCGTCGCGCAAGAAGGCGCTGTTGATGCATTTCGGAACGGCGAAGGCGGTGAAGAGCGCGGCACTGGAAGATCTGCTGAAAGCGCCGGGCGTTTCGAAGGCGGTGGCGCAGCAGGTTTATGATTATTTTCATGAATGA
- a CDS encoding YdbL family probable chaperone protein, producing MTRKFLMIAAGAAFALATGLVVSAPARAQSGAVASAMAEGAVGEQADGYLGIAGSVSASVRSEVESINIKRRAAYTDLASKRGVTVQDVAAATGCQTLSSRVKQGQVYRVGAGPWQTKGAAPIALPSYCATAGQ from the coding sequence ATGACACGCAAATTTTTGATGATCGCCGCTGGTGCAGCCTTTGCCTTGGCAACCGGATTGGTGGTGAGCGCTCCGGCTCGTGCGCAATCAGGGGCGGTCGCCTCCGCGATGGCGGAGGGCGCGGTAGGCGAACAGGCCGACGGCTATCTGGGCATCGCCGGATCGGTAAGCGCCTCTGTGCGGTCTGAAGTCGAATCGATCAATATCAAGCGCCGCGCCGCTTATACCGATCTGGCGTCCAAGCGCGGGGTCACCGTGCAGGACGTCGCCGCCGCCACCGGGTGCCAGACGCTGAGCAGTCGCGTGAAGCAGGGGCAGGTCTATCGCGTGGGCGCAGGGCCGTGGCAGACGAAAGGCGCAGCGCCAATCGCGCTTCCTTCCTATTGCGCGACGGCAGGGCAGTAA
- a CDS encoding intermembrane phospholipid transport protein YdbH family protein, with protein MEAEDGEEEFRRGWLRWLGVGTGSLALILLALWTQRAPIAENFIGREMNRRGLQASYDLKEIGLRTQRIENIVLGDPANPDLTARWVEVDIAFTALSPRVAAVRAGGVRLRGSYRDGVLRLGELDKFRDPASKAPFSLPDIKLALNDARLRLDTDAGVIGMQIEGKGNLRSGFKGRVAAAMPRATFAGCSVADSSALLDVAMVNERPHLSGPAQADAFGCRDSATAIAKPQVELDLWLGKALDRWNGHVVLAGEALKSNGVVLAKPSGRIEFNGNSAGTAGRARIDASALSMAGAVTGQSDIVGGWSIGKGGAQAQGRLSAHQVRLAGRDPLAGLKRSAAGTPVSPLAARLADAVRRAGNDNVLRSNIAFSQRGKGGGLVLTGTRFDARSGARIAVPGDGRITIGWPGNAGAAIDWALDGAVTTGGGGLPSGALRLARRPGGGFGGQLFVDPYAAGEAKLALEPVRFSAGPQGDTRFSTVVRLDGPLPDGRLRGLAVPVEGQMSANGAIAINRRCVPLSLEEARYGSFSVGRTRQTLCPIGGGALFATGPAGMQAGAEIRSLDLQGRSGQSPMRLSADRARIALGQEGFGLSRVELAIGEKESPVRLTAEALTGKSDAQGLNGRLTGAAGRIGNVPLIVENGAGQWSFARGTLTLAAAITVRDAQLPARFEPLQSPDFALTLRDGRIVATGSLRAPRNDALVARADIMHDLGSGKGNADLTVPGLVFGPALQPEDVTRLALGVVANVDATVTGQGHIRWDGTAVTSDGLFRTDNANLAAAFGPVEGLSGELRFTDLLGLVSAPGQEVRIKTVNPGVEVRDGVVRYRLEPGQKVRIEGGGWPFSGGQLVLLPTTMDFSADVDRYLTFRVIGLDAGAFIQTMELDNISATGTFDGLMPLIFNAQGGRVAGGVLVARQQGMAPLIMPEGVLPAIPCDPARQSGTLSYVGPVSNEQLGVMGRLAFDALKNLQYKCLTILMDGALDGEMVTNVVFNGVNRGKLGDVPEGMAQNLTGLPFIFNVRISAPFRGLLGTAKSLIDPSTLIQNSIGDQMQDKIREGIAVKPVESDTVPNREQK; from the coding sequence ATGGAAGCTGAGGACGGCGAAGAGGAATTTCGCCGGGGCTGGCTACGCTGGCTGGGCGTGGGGACGGGCTCCCTCGCGCTCATCCTCTTGGCGCTCTGGACACAGCGCGCGCCCATTGCCGAGAACTTCATCGGCCGGGAGATGAACCGGCGCGGCTTGCAAGCGAGCTACGATCTGAAGGAGATCGGCCTGCGCACGCAGCGAATCGAAAATATCGTCCTGGGCGACCCGGCCAATCCTGATCTGACCGCGCGATGGGTCGAAGTAGACATCGCCTTCACGGCTCTTTCCCCTCGCGTTGCGGCGGTTCGAGCGGGCGGCGTCCGGTTGCGGGGGTCCTATCGGGACGGGGTGCTTCGCCTTGGCGAGCTCGACAAGTTCCGTGATCCTGCATCAAAGGCGCCATTCAGCCTGCCCGATATCAAGCTGGCGTTGAACGACGCGCGCCTGCGCCTGGATACCGATGCCGGTGTGATTGGCATGCAGATCGAGGGCAAAGGCAATCTGCGCTCGGGCTTCAAGGGGCGCGTCGCTGCCGCAATGCCACGCGCCACCTTCGCAGGGTGCAGCGTTGCCGATTCGAGCGCATTGCTGGACGTTGCGATGGTAAACGAGCGCCCGCATCTTTCCGGCCCCGCGCAAGCCGACGCTTTTGGTTGCAGGGACAGTGCGACCGCGATTGCCAAGCCGCAGGTCGAGCTGGACCTGTGGCTTGGAAAGGCGCTTGACCGGTGGAACGGCCATGTCGTTCTGGCGGGCGAAGCGTTGAAGTCCAACGGTGTGGTGCTCGCCAAACCTTCCGGCCGGATAGAGTTTAACGGAAATTCAGCAGGCACCGCCGGGCGAGCGAGGATCGATGCATCCGCCCTGTCGATGGCGGGCGCCGTGACGGGGCAATCGGACATTGTCGGTGGCTGGAGCATCGGCAAAGGCGGCGCTCAGGCGCAGGGGCGGCTTTCCGCGCATCAGGTGCGTCTTGCGGGGCGCGATCCGCTGGCGGGTTTGAAGCGCTCGGCCGCAGGCACGCCGGTCTCGCCTCTGGCTGCGCGGCTTGCCGACGCTGTACGGCGGGCGGGCAACGACAATGTTCTGCGCAGTAACATAGCATTTTCACAGCGGGGGAAGGGCGGGGGCCTTGTGCTTACCGGCACCCGTTTCGACGCCAGAAGCGGCGCGAGGATAGCCGTACCCGGCGATGGGCGCATAACCATTGGCTGGCCCGGAAATGCGGGCGCGGCGATCGACTGGGCGTTGGACGGGGCGGTGACAACTGGAGGAGGGGGGCTGCCTAGCGGAGCGCTTCGCCTGGCGCGGCGGCCCGGCGGCGGCTTTGGCGGTCAGCTCTTCGTCGATCCATATGCGGCCGGTGAAGCGAAGCTGGCGTTGGAGCCGGTCCGGTTCAGCGCCGGGCCGCAAGGCGACACCCGCTTTTCTACGGTCGTCAGACTGGACGGACCGCTGCCCGACGGGCGGCTGCGTGGGCTTGCGGTGCCTGTGGAAGGACAGATGAGCGCGAACGGGGCGATAGCCATCAATCGCCGCTGCGTGCCCCTGTCGTTGGAAGAGGCGCGCTATGGCAGCTTCTCCGTGGGGCGGACGCGGCAAACGCTGTGCCCTATAGGCGGCGGCGCCTTGTTCGCGACCGGGCCTGCGGGGATGCAGGCTGGCGCGGAAATCCGCAGCCTGGATTTGCAGGGCCGCAGCGGCCAGAGCCCGATGCGATTGTCCGCCGATCGCGCGAGAATCGCTTTGGGGCAGGAAGGCTTTGGCCTGTCACGAGTCGAACTGGCGATTGGAGAAAAGGAATCGCCTGTTCGGCTCACGGCCGAGGCGCTGACGGGGAAAAGCGATGCGCAAGGCCTGAACGGCCGGTTGACTGGCGCGGCCGGAAGGATCGGCAACGTTCCCCTGATCGTGGAAAATGGCGCAGGGCAGTGGAGCTTCGCGCGAGGAACGTTGACGCTGGCGGCGGCGATCACGGTGCGCGATGCTCAGCTTCCCGCGCGCTTTGAACCTTTGCAGTCGCCGGATTTTGCGCTCACGCTGCGGGACGGCAGGATCGTGGCGACGGGGTCGCTTCGCGCGCCGCGCAATGACGCGCTGGTCGCTCGCGCCGATATCATGCACGACCTTGGTTCTGGAAAGGGCAATGCTGACCTGACCGTGCCGGGGCTGGTTTTCGGTCCCGCCCTGCAACCGGAAGATGTGACCCGGCTTGCGCTGGGGGTTGTCGCCAATGTCGATGCAACCGTGACGGGCCAAGGCCATATCCGCTGGGACGGAACAGCGGTAACCAGTGACGGGCTGTTCCGCACGGATAATGCCAATCTTGCCGCGGCCTTCGGTCCTGTCGAAGGCCTGTCCGGGGAATTGCGCTTCACTGACTTGCTGGGGCTTGTAAGTGCTCCGGGACAGGAAGTGCGGATCAAAACAGTCAATCCCGGCGTGGAAGTGCGCGACGGTGTCGTCCGTTACAGGCTGGAGCCAGGCCAGAAAGTGCGTATCGAGGGCGGCGGATGGCCTTTTTCGGGCGGGCAACTGGTCCTCCTTCCCACCACGATGGATTTTAGCGCGGATGTTGATCGCTATCTGACTTTCCGGGTCATCGGGCTGGACGCCGGCGCCTTCATTCAGACTATGGAGCTGGACAATATCTCCGCCACGGGGACATTCGACGGGCTCATGCCACTTATCTTCAACGCTCAGGGCGGTCGTGTGGCGGGCGGCGTGCTGGTCGCGCGGCAGCAGGGCATGGCTCCGTTGATCATGCCGGAAGGGGTGCTGCCTGCTATACCGTGCGATCCGGCACGCCAGTCGGGCACCCTGTCCTATGTCGGGCCGGTTTCGAACGAGCAATTGGGCGTGATGGGGCGGCTGGCCTTCGACGCGCTCAAGAATCTGCAATATAAATGCCTCACGATCCTGATGGACGGCGCGCTGGATGGTGAGATGGTGACCAATGTCGTGTTCAATGGGGTTAATCGTGGCAAGCTGGGCGACGTGCCGGAAGGCATGGCGCAGAATCTGACGGGCCTGCCCTTCATCTTCAACGTGCGCATCTCCGCGCCTTTTCGCGGGCTGCTGGGAACCGCAAAATCCCTGATCGATCCCTCCACGCTTATTCAGAACAGCATAGGCGACCAGATGCAGGATAAGATTCGCGAGGGGATTGCAGTTAAGCCTGTGGAAAGCGACACTGTGCCAAACAGGGAGCAGAAATGA
- a CDS encoding F0F1 ATP synthase subunit B family protein yields the protein MPQIAQIAETYASQIFWMLVTFGFVFFVIGRGMVPKVQGTADARDAKITGDLDAAKAAFARADEIEADYRARDAENRAATQATLARAKSEAAKLSEGQLAAADAEIANRIGAAEARIQAASQAALAEIETVAADAARDMVARISGVQASEEAARNAVKAALVHG from the coding sequence ATGCCTCAAATCGCGCAAATCGCCGAAACATATGCGTCGCAGATCTTCTGGATGTTGGTGACGTTCGGCTTTGTCTTCTTCGTCATCGGCCGGGGTATGGTCCCCAAGGTTCAGGGGACGGCCGACGCGCGCGACGCGAAGATCACGGGTGATCTGGACGCAGCCAAGGCTGCGTTCGCTCGCGCCGATGAAATAGAGGCCGATTATCGCGCGCGTGACGCCGAAAACCGTGCTGCAACTCAGGCGACACTGGCGCGGGCCAAGTCGGAAGCCGCCAAGCTATCCGAGGGTCAGCTCGCAGCTGCCGATGCAGAGATTGCCAACCGGATCGGCGCAGCCGAAGCGCGTATTCAGGCTGCCAGCCAGGCAGCGTTGGCAGAGATTGAAACCGTCGCAGCCGACGCGGCGCGCGACATGGTGGCCCGCATTTCCGGCGTGCAAGCGTCGGAAGAGGCGGCCCGCAACGCAGTAAAGGCGGCACTGGTCCATGGCTGA
- a CDS encoding F0F1 ATP synthase subunit C encodes MDAEAAKLLGAGLAAIGAGLASLGVGNVFASFLEGALRNPGAADGQQGRLFIGFAAAELLGLLAFVIAMILVFVA; translated from the coding sequence ATGGACGCAGAAGCCGCAAAGCTGCTCGGTGCTGGCCTGGCCGCCATTGGTGCGGGTCTCGCATCGCTTGGTGTGGGCAACGTGTTCGCATCGTTCCTGGAAGGCGCACTGCGCAATCCGGGCGCTGCTGACGGCCAGCAGGGCCGCCTGTTCATTGGTTTCGCCGCAGCCGAACTTCTGGGTCTGCTGGCGTTCGTTATCGCCATGATCCTGGTGTTCGTGGCCTGA
- a CDS encoding DUF2569 family protein → MVRLVQDHLYRRSVALVLSMQVNLHRIIAIWVLVAAFACGLRLAFPATPYASAPWMSAAGLAPYLLVVAAPVGALLLGLKLFPAGRVLAQPSFRLAQVGRWRKIDCLKAREMSQFGLYGVMASLLLGIALNVPVRTLEFLSAVPALGSYPPSWYVSMYAVMLADVVLLSSMYMFAFAMALRMAPLFPRFLVMVWGVDLVAQLGIAQLVVRIGDVPPAVQMALADLLTGNVKKVLISAALWLPYLLLSERVNITFRNRMSA, encoded by the coding sequence ATGGTGCGATTGGTGCAGGATCATCTCTATCGGCGGAGCGTGGCGCTCGTCCTGTCCATGCAGGTGAACCTGCATCGCATCATCGCCATCTGGGTTCTTGTTGCGGCGTTCGCCTGCGGCCTTCGTCTGGCCTTTCCCGCTACGCCCTATGCAAGTGCGCCGTGGATGAGCGCCGCGGGGCTGGCGCCCTATCTGCTGGTCGTGGCGGCTCCCGTGGGCGCGCTGTTGCTGGGGCTGAAACTGTTTCCGGCGGGGCGGGTGCTTGCGCAGCCCAGTTTCCGGCTGGCGCAGGTCGGCCGCTGGCGGAAGATCGATTGCCTGAAGGCGCGGGAAATGTCGCAGTTCGGCCTGTATGGCGTGATGGCGTCGCTGTTGCTGGGCATCGCGCTGAACGTGCCGGTACGGACGCTGGAGTTTTTGAGCGCGGTCCCCGCGCTGGGCAGCTATCCGCCGAGCTGGTATGTCAGCATGTATGCCGTGATGCTGGCGGACGTGGTGCTGCTGTCGAGCATGTACATGTTCGCATTCGCCATGGCGCTGCGGATGGCGCCGCTCTTTCCCCGTTTCCTGGTGATGGTGTGGGGCGTGGACCTGGTGGCGCAGCTGGGCATCGCGCAACTGGTGGTGCGGATCGGGGATGTGCCCCCGGCCGTCCAGATGGCGCTGGCGGACCTTTTGACCGGCAATGTGAAAAAGGTGCTGATCAGCGCGGCGCTGTGGCTGCCCTATCTGCTGCTGTCGGAGCGGGTGAACATCACCTTTCGCAACCGAATGAGCGCCTGA